The Solirubrobacterales bacterium DNA segment CCTCGCCTTGGGCGGCAACGACGTCCTCTTGGGCCGTTCCTCCGGCGACGGCCTCTGCGGTGGAGACGGCAACGACCAGCTCTTCGGCGGGTCGGGTCCCGACCTGCTCGACGGTGGTGGCGGCACCGACGCCTGTGACGGTGGCACGGAGTCCGATCAGGCCGTGCGCTGCGAAACGAAGGTCTCGATTCCCTAGCGGCGGTCAACCTCGGGCACGGGCCCGGCGTGCTCGCCACGAACCACCTGGTAGGCCAGGGCGCCAAGAACTGTCCCAAGAACGGGCCCGATCACGTAGATCCAAAATTCGTGCCACTGGCCGGACGCGAGCGCCGGGCCGAAAGAGCGAGCGGGATTCATGGACGCGCCCGTCACGGGCCCGCCGAAGAGCGCATCCAGCCCGACCGTGCCGCCGATTGCTATCGCCGCGGCAGCGCCCACCGCCCGCGTGTCGGTCGCGACGGCCATGATCACAAACATCAGAAAGGCGCTCAGCAGCGCTTCGTAGATGAGGGCGCTGCCCACGCCTACGGATGGAACGGTCGCGCCGAGCTCGGCGGGTTCGCTCGTCCACACCGCCAAGAGGCACAGCGCCGCGAGCGTGGCTCCGATGAGCTGCGCGGCGATGT contains these protein-coding regions:
- a CDS encoding MIP family channel protein produces the protein MERPDLRRRAAAEGLATFALVFAGCGAIVASSQYPGTLGNLGEALVFGLVIMVMVYATGHLSGGHINPAVTVAFTVTRHFPARAALAYIAAQLIGATLAALCLLAVWTSEPAELGATVPSVGVGSALIYEALLSAFLMFVIMAVATDTRAVGAAAAIAIGGTVGLDALFGGPVTGASMNPARSFGPALASGQWHEFWIYVIGPVLGTVLGALAYQVVRGEHAGPVPEVDRR